In Cupriavidus basilensis, the following proteins share a genomic window:
- the fliO gene encoding flagellar biosynthetic protein FliO — translation MKAGPRRTAHAALAAGVGLAHAASAYAQASATAASPAGTGTIASNAGAGSHVPVSSATGLAQAGLGLFAVIALILLLAWLARRAGLVRHGQGGQMKVVGSTMLGPRQRLVMVEVGDTCLVLGVSAGEIRTLHTLPAQAAHKPDHPCGSTATPGPAGSFGQKLLRAMQDNLKS, via the coding sequence ATGAAAGCCGGACCGCGCCGGACCGCCCACGCTGCGCTTGCCGCCGGCGTGGGCCTGGCGCATGCGGCGAGCGCGTACGCGCAAGCCAGTGCCACGGCGGCCAGCCCGGCCGGTACCGGTACGATCGCCAGCAACGCCGGGGCCGGCAGCCATGTCCCGGTCAGCAGCGCAACGGGGCTGGCGCAAGCCGGCCTCGGCCTGTTTGCCGTCATCGCCCTGATCCTGCTGCTGGCCTGGCTGGCGCGCCGCGCCGGCCTGGTCCGGCATGGCCAAGGCGGCCAGATGAAGGTAGTGGGCAGCACCATGCTCGGGCCCCGCCAGCGCCTGGTGATGGTGGAAGTGGGCGACACCTGCCTGGTGCTGGGCGTGAGCGCCGGCGAGATTCGCACGCTCCACACTTTGCCCGCGCAAGCCGCGCACAAGCCGGACCACCCCTGCGGCAGCACGGCAACCCCGGGGCCGGCCGGCAGCTTTGGACAAAAGCTGCTGCGTGCCATGCAAGACAACCTGAAGTCATGA
- the fliN gene encoding flagellar motor switch protein FliN gives MTDGKDDKPADPMDDWASALAEQTSAEDLAAAAAPAQAVAATPATATPAASKVFQPLEKETPSGFHNDIEMILDIPVQLTVELGRTKVPIKTLLQLAQGSVVELDGLAGEPMDVLVNGYLIAQGEVVVVNDKFGIRLTDIITPSERIRKLNR, from the coding sequence ATGACTGACGGCAAAGACGACAAGCCGGCCGACCCGATGGACGACTGGGCCAGCGCCCTGGCGGAGCAGACCAGCGCCGAGGATCTCGCCGCTGCCGCCGCGCCTGCCCAGGCTGTCGCCGCCACGCCAGCCACAGCCACACCGGCCGCCTCCAAGGTCTTCCAGCCGCTGGAGAAGGAAACGCCGAGCGGCTTCCACAACGATATCGAGATGATTCTCGATATCCCGGTCCAGCTCACGGTAGAGCTTGGTCGCACCAAGGTGCCGATCAAGACGCTGCTGCAGCTGGCCCAGGGCTCGGTGGTGGAGCTCGACGGCCTGGCCGGCGAGCCGATGGATGTGCTGGTCAACGGCTACCTGATCGCCCAGGGCGAAGTCGTCGTGGTGAACGATAAGTTCGGCATCCGCCTGACCGACATCATCACGCCGTCCGAACGCATCCGGAAGCTCAACCGATGA
- the fliM gene encoding flagellar motor switch protein FliM → MAYDKFLSQDEVDELLKGVSGETDTPAVAAPVSEDGVRPYNLATQERIVRGRLHTLEIINERFARQLRTQLFNFIRRGADISVGSVRIEKYGDFVRNLPVPTNLNLVHMKPLRGTSLFVFDPNLVFLVVDNLFGGDGRFHTRVEGRDFTQTEQRIIRRLLDLALNSYGQAWNAVHPIELEYIRSEMHTKFANIAMLSEVVVTTAFHIELGAVGGQLHVCFPYSMIEPVRDLLMNPLQDEVEVDKRWISQLSQQIRSAEVDLVAEFAHVESTVAEVLALRVGDVLPIELPEQVFGKVDGVPVLQAGFGTMNGQYALRVERMINHQEIDSNKETDHD, encoded by the coding sequence ATGGCCTACGACAAGTTTCTCTCGCAGGACGAGGTAGACGAATTACTGAAAGGCGTGTCAGGCGAGACCGATACGCCCGCGGTCGCCGCGCCGGTCTCCGAGGATGGCGTGCGCCCGTACAACCTGGCCACGCAAGAGCGCATCGTGCGCGGCCGGCTGCACACGCTCGAAATCATCAACGAGCGCTTTGCCCGCCAGCTTCGCACCCAGCTGTTCAACTTCATCCGCCGCGGCGCCGACATCTCGGTGGGCTCGGTGCGGATCGAGAAGTACGGCGACTTCGTGCGCAACCTGCCGGTGCCGACCAACCTGAACCTGGTGCACATGAAGCCGCTGCGCGGCACGTCGCTGTTCGTGTTCGACCCCAACCTGGTGTTCCTGGTGGTCGACAACCTGTTCGGTGGCGACGGGCGCTTCCACACCCGCGTGGAAGGCCGCGACTTTACCCAGACCGAGCAGCGCATCATCCGGCGCCTGCTGGACCTTGCGCTCAACAGCTACGGCCAGGCCTGGAATGCCGTACATCCGATCGAGCTGGAATATATCCGCTCGGAAATGCACACGAAGTTTGCCAACATCGCCATGCTCAGCGAGGTGGTGGTGACCACCGCCTTCCATATCGAGCTTGGCGCGGTGGGTGGCCAGCTGCACGTCTGCTTCCCGTACTCGATGATCGAGCCGGTGCGCGACCTGCTGATGAACCCGCTGCAGGACGAGGTTGAAGTAGACAAACGCTGGATCTCCCAGCTGTCGCAGCAGATTCGCTCGGCGGAGGTGGATCTGGTGGCCGAATTTGCCCACGTGGAAAGCACCGTAGCCGAAGTGCTGGCGCTGCGCGTCGGCGACGTACTCCCCATCGAGCTGCCCGAGCAGGTCTTCGGCAAGGTCGATGGCGTACCCGTGCTGCAGGCCGGCTTTGGCACCATGAACGGCCAGTATGCGCTGCGCGTAGAACGGATGATCAATCACCAAGAAATCGATTCCAACAAGGAAACCGACCATGACTGA
- the fliL gene encoding flagellar basal body-associated protein FliL, producing the protein MANTLTSSQADGNTSKRGRLLLVLGVVLVAALGAGGFFLGNILSNRQPAAPAAPVVPPPIFVPLEAFTVNLKSDDGDRFLHTGLSLKVANAKDQARITEYLPEVRSRILLLLSAKQPPDLATVDGKRKLAQEIQNVISQPFAPNLPKQQILDVLFTSFVVQ; encoded by the coding sequence ATGGCGAATACGCTCACTTCTTCCCAGGCTGACGGCAACACGAGCAAGCGCGGGCGACTGCTGCTGGTGCTCGGCGTCGTGCTCGTCGCGGCGCTGGGTGCCGGGGGCTTTTTTCTGGGCAACATCCTGAGCAACCGCCAACCGGCCGCGCCTGCCGCTCCGGTTGTACCGCCGCCGATTTTTGTGCCGCTGGAAGCATTTACCGTCAATCTGAAGAGCGATGACGGCGACCGCTTCCTGCATACCGGTTTGTCGCTCAAGGTGGCGAACGCGAAGGACCAGGCGCGCATCACCGAGTACCTGCCGGAAGTCCGCAGCCGCATCTTGCTGCTGCTGTCGGCCAAGCAACCGCCCGATCTGGCGACGGTGGACGGCAAGCGCAAGCTGGCCCAGGAAATCCAGAACGTCATCAGCCAGCCGTTCGCGCCCAACCTGCCCAAGCAGCAGATCCTGGACGTCCTATTTACTTCCTTCGTGGTGCAGTAA